One Fuerstiella marisgermanici DNA window includes the following coding sequences:
- a CDS encoding Wadjet anti-phage system protein JetD domain-containing protein yields MITPDEITAKALRLYPKVIQAWLDDRELFPHVLRSSKTLGDDIVESISAVQELRNRSKERLGYGYSVEWVRRKPRSSGSNEFPNRILFETRDDLLRLVAKQDEFCALQSSVAKIRRHVPELEAWLRSHTMQLAGVAGAVDNLISVVQWFRKNPRPNRFAREIPLAVHGKFIEQRQRILQQWFDVEGVLSPDAIRADESNFFRRYWLRDWEPLITLRCLDEATQARFGLPCSEASIPIDHFNSVPLDGVRIFVVENLTNLRTFPQASNSIVIFGMGNAAVHLRTLDCLQSNEVVYWGDLDVFGLRILSQFRQLVGEARSLFMDSHTMREFPDLVHSPKKDYKIQKLPALLLPDEEEAFHACNEPKLQLEQEWIPHHAVLAALASLGDVP; encoded by the coding sequence ATGATCACACCGGACGAAATCACAGCCAAAGCGCTACGTTTGTATCCGAAGGTGATACAGGCGTGGCTGGATGACCGTGAGCTGTTTCCGCACGTGCTGCGTTCGTCGAAAACGCTCGGCGACGACATCGTGGAAAGCATCTCTGCTGTTCAGGAACTGCGGAACCGAAGCAAGGAACGACTGGGTTACGGCTATTCGGTTGAGTGGGTTCGACGAAAACCAAGATCCTCCGGCAGCAACGAATTTCCCAATCGGATTCTGTTCGAAACGCGCGACGACCTGCTGCGGTTAGTCGCCAAGCAGGACGAATTCTGTGCGTTGCAATCGTCAGTCGCAAAGATTCGCCGACATGTTCCTGAACTGGAAGCGTGGTTACGTTCTCATACGATGCAATTGGCTGGAGTGGCTGGCGCTGTTGACAATCTGATTTCGGTCGTGCAGTGGTTCCGTAAGAATCCGCGGCCCAACCGCTTTGCTCGTGAAATACCGCTGGCTGTTCACGGGAAGTTCATTGAACAGCGTCAGAGAATTCTGCAGCAGTGGTTTGACGTAGAGGGAGTTCTTTCGCCAGATGCCATTCGAGCCGACGAATCCAACTTCTTCCGGCGATACTGGCTGCGCGACTGGGAACCTTTGATCACTTTGCGGTGCCTGGACGAGGCAACTCAGGCACGCTTCGGTCTGCCTTGTTCTGAAGCATCGATTCCGATCGACCATTTTAACAGTGTGCCTCTCGACGGCGTTCGGATATTCGTGGTCGAGAACCTGACGAATCTGCGAACGTTTCCGCAAGCGTCAAATTCGATTGTGATTTTCGGAATGGGCAACGCAGCGGTGCATCTACGAACGCTGGATTGTCTGCAGAGTAACGAAGTCGTCTACTGGGGCGATCTCGACGTCTTTGGCCTTCGGATTCTGTCCCAATTCCGACAACTGGTCGGCGAGGCTCGCAGCCTTTTCATGGACAGTCATACCATGCGTGAGTTCCCCGACTTGGTGCATTCACCGAAGAAGGACTATAAAATTCAGAAACTGCCTGCCTTGCTTCTGCCCGATGAGGAAGAAGCGTTTCACGCATGCAACGAACCCAAACTCCAGCTTGAGCAGGAGTGGATCCCTCACCACGCTGTATTGGCTGCTCTCGCTTCTCTTGGCGATGTGCCGTGA
- a CDS encoding alpha/beta hydrolase, protein MRALLIVLAVAAISTATAAPPTGDKHIYKTVDGNDLAIYVTKPGDWKEDDKRPAILFFHGGGWVGGAPGQFTNHAEYFASRGLVCFQAQYRLLDKKKKDPPTVCIRDARSAMRWVRGKAAEFGIDPNRIASAGGSAGGHLAATLGTINLHDEPGEDTSVPTMANAMLLFNPVFDNGPGGWGTARVGDRYQDFSPAHNITKSTPPAIVFLGSADKLIPVETLESFQAKMTKAGVRCDTLVFPGMPHGFFNHGKYDNVPYVKTVRAADRFLTKLGWLKGEPTLADVKSPAGSEPLVKQNQSAAE, encoded by the coding sequence ATGCGCGCGCTCCTGATCGTTCTCGCTGTTGCCGCCATATCAACGGCCACCGCTGCCCCGCCGACCGGGGACAAACACATCTACAAAACGGTCGACGGCAATGATCTCGCCATCTACGTGACCAAGCCTGGCGATTGGAAGGAGGACGACAAACGTCCCGCCATCTTGTTTTTCCACGGCGGCGGCTGGGTCGGCGGAGCTCCCGGACAGTTCACTAACCACGCCGAATACTTCGCCTCCCGAGGCCTCGTGTGCTTTCAGGCTCAATACCGCCTGTTGGACAAAAAGAAGAAAGATCCGCCGACGGTTTGCATCCGCGATGCACGGTCTGCGATGAGATGGGTGCGTGGAAAAGCGGCTGAATTCGGCATCGACCCCAATCGGATTGCGTCGGCAGGTGGCTCTGCTGGTGGGCATCTCGCTGCGACGCTGGGAACCATCAACCTTCACGACGAACCCGGTGAAGATACATCCGTCCCGACAATGGCCAACGCCATGCTGTTATTCAACCCCGTATTTGACAATGGCCCGGGTGGCTGGGGGACAGCAAGAGTGGGCGATCGCTATCAGGATTTTTCGCCCGCTCACAACATCACTAAAAGCACCCCACCTGCGATCGTCTTTCTGGGCTCAGCTGACAAGCTGATTCCCGTTGAGACACTGGAGTCCTTTCAGGCGAAGATGACAAAAGCCGGAGTCCGATGTGACACGCTCGTCTTTCCCGGCATGCCGCATGGCTTCTTCAATCACGGCAAGTATGACAACGTACCGTATGTGAAAACTGTGCGAGCTGCAGATCGGTTTCTTACCAAACTCGGCTGGTTGAAAGGCGAACCGACGCTGGCTGACGTCAAGTCACCTGCCGGTTCGGAGCCATTGGTCAAACAGAACCAGTCTGCGGCGGAATAG
- a CDS encoding ATP-binding protein: protein MSQLLEPTTQTKPGFRLQRLEVYNWGTFDSTSDGNRGEVYCIEPNGDTTLLIGRNGSGKSTLVDAVLTLLVRPAVRNYNVAAGAKKRERDERTYIRGAYDRRSGDQDSGAQVQYLRPGNANYSVLLACFHNATSGKTFTIAQVLYITADGKADRVYCFDVAQRSIAKDCPGLNKGDLLQQLKKRGFKATRTFTEYHEWFRKATGVQKKAMDMLNQTVAVKDIQRLNEFIRDHMLEARSWGKTVDSLLTHFRQLSEAHAALVKVRDQRNLLQPIETSGLKWRSQTDRLEAAEALLAATEAFFRQRAVELFEPECEARETELQRIRIRKDELASRIADVQVVIRRLENEIDNAGGDRLKEIPRLIELQRKDADNKRHHSKRFHQSLHIAGMQNTVGEAESLLEILAELPERKSAIEQQLVGVREQTDLDIFTAGGLKRRLHETQEELTALEKRKSNLPQRFVEVRHRLCDTLGLNVRDLPFVAELVSVLPDEQRWEPSIEMVLHSFGLSLLVPDKHYRIVGGYMNEHRLEDARGFGQKIVYLRVRERQQQPDGSVADPDSLVRKLKLRDGHALLPWVRAELEARFDYRCCETVEEFQAVHGPAITPERHVRNRDHHIKDDRDRIADPANFILGWDNREKKRRLSETISKLQTDLAVIEDRIRQQRSDEQVLTTRLNAIADALQVREFTEIDFMSHDAAIMQLEEERRQLEQDNDEVRVLKRTLAEHTAAEKLLAIERDEVMTQEGAIGTQLGQAQQGLASAKRRLAELSDAGELEVFAESFDQLAEMLGDTLLEVFNIDQREREFRRIREQERDKLREKAKPLQERLLKEMSRFLSKFPEEKSDLDPSTDYLDSFLGLLEAIREEDLPRHEQRFKERLNDKVTREIGLLNSDLERECYAIEDKIDLLNEALGQLEYNPGTHMKLEARRVTDREINDFRTELHACLDDMFAASFEADEARFLRIQNLIHRLRDEERWRNKVIDVRRWFDFAAREIDDATGEEHSYYEDSTGQSGGEKAKLAFTILVAAIAYQYDIDPTDDNSDRFHFVVVDEMFSKIDDQYSEYALELFRKFGLQLLIVAPLDAKARVTERYVGCYLLVAKDEHSHSQVHSMTAREFEDQVVGDEPPPPRTLKKVKPR from the coding sequence ATGTCTCAACTTCTCGAACCCACAACCCAAACCAAACCCGGCTTTCGCCTGCAACGGTTGGAAGTCTACAACTGGGGTACATTCGACAGCACCAGTGATGGCAATCGTGGTGAGGTCTACTGCATCGAACCCAACGGCGATACCACGCTGCTGATCGGTCGCAACGGGTCCGGTAAGTCGACACTGGTGGATGCCGTTTTGACGCTGCTGGTTCGCCCTGCTGTGCGAAACTACAACGTGGCGGCCGGGGCGAAGAAGCGTGAACGCGACGAACGCACGTATATCCGAGGTGCTTATGATCGCCGCAGTGGCGATCAGGACTCGGGTGCTCAGGTGCAGTATCTGCGTCCAGGAAACGCAAACTACTCGGTGCTGTTGGCGTGTTTTCACAACGCCACGTCGGGCAAGACGTTCACGATTGCGCAAGTGCTGTACATCACTGCGGACGGCAAAGCTGATCGAGTCTACTGCTTCGATGTCGCTCAAAGATCCATCGCGAAAGACTGCCCCGGGCTGAATAAGGGCGACCTGCTGCAGCAGTTGAAAAAGCGAGGATTCAAGGCGACCAGGACGTTTACCGAATACCACGAGTGGTTTCGCAAGGCGACGGGTGTCCAGAAAAAAGCGATGGACATGTTGAACCAGACCGTCGCCGTTAAAGACATCCAGCGTCTGAACGAATTTATCCGCGACCACATGTTGGAGGCTCGGTCCTGGGGCAAGACGGTCGATAGCTTGCTGACTCACTTTCGGCAGTTGAGCGAAGCTCATGCCGCGTTGGTGAAAGTGCGCGATCAGCGGAACCTACTGCAGCCGATCGAAACATCGGGCCTCAAGTGGCGCAGTCAAACCGATCGTTTGGAAGCAGCCGAAGCTCTTCTGGCGGCGACCGAAGCCTTCTTTCGACAGAGGGCCGTTGAACTGTTTGAGCCGGAATGCGAAGCTCGGGAAACGGAACTGCAGCGCATCCGCATTCGCAAGGACGAATTGGCGTCCAGGATCGCCGACGTGCAGGTTGTCATTCGAAGGCTGGAAAACGAGATCGACAACGCTGGCGGCGACCGGTTGAAAGAGATTCCTCGACTGATCGAACTGCAGCGCAAGGATGCCGACAACAAGCGACACCATAGCAAACGCTTTCACCAGTCGCTGCATATCGCTGGCATGCAAAACACCGTGGGCGAAGCCGAATCGTTACTGGAAATTCTGGCCGAACTGCCGGAGCGAAAATCCGCCATTGAGCAACAGTTAGTGGGCGTTCGCGAGCAAACGGACCTCGACATTTTTACGGCCGGCGGACTGAAGCGTCGGCTGCACGAAACACAGGAGGAACTCACGGCTCTGGAGAAACGCAAATCAAATCTTCCACAAAGGTTTGTCGAAGTGCGGCACCGACTATGCGACACATTGGGACTGAATGTTCGTGACTTGCCGTTCGTGGCCGAGCTGGTTTCCGTATTGCCTGACGAACAGCGGTGGGAACCGTCCATCGAAATGGTTCTGCACAGTTTTGGTCTCAGCCTGCTGGTGCCGGACAAGCACTATCGAATTGTCGGTGGTTACATGAATGAGCATCGCCTGGAAGATGCTCGCGGTTTTGGCCAGAAAATCGTGTACCTGCGAGTTCGCGAGCGGCAGCAGCAACCGGACGGTTCGGTCGCTGACCCTGATTCGCTGGTCCGCAAGCTCAAGCTGCGTGATGGCCATGCGCTGCTGCCGTGGGTGCGAGCCGAACTGGAAGCCCGATTCGACTATCGCTGCTGCGAAACCGTCGAAGAGTTCCAGGCAGTCCACGGTCCCGCGATCACGCCGGAACGCCACGTTCGCAACCGCGATCATCACATCAAGGACGACCGTGACCGAATCGCCGATCCGGCCAACTTTATTTTGGGCTGGGACAACCGCGAAAAGAAACGTCGGCTCTCAGAAACAATTTCAAAACTGCAAACGGATTTGGCCGTGATCGAAGACCGAATCCGCCAGCAACGATCCGACGAACAGGTGCTGACGACCAGGCTGAACGCGATTGCCGATGCTCTGCAGGTTCGTGAGTTCACCGAAATCGACTTCATGTCGCACGATGCAGCCATCATGCAACTGGAAGAAGAACGTCGACAACTGGAACAGGACAACGACGAAGTTCGGGTGCTGAAACGAACACTGGCCGAGCACACGGCCGCCGAAAAACTTCTGGCGATCGAACGCGATGAAGTCATGACTCAGGAAGGCGCGATCGGAACGCAGCTCGGACAGGCTCAACAGGGTCTGGCCAGCGCGAAACGTAGGCTGGCCGAGTTGTCGGACGCGGGCGAACTGGAAGTCTTTGCCGAATCATTCGATCAATTGGCAGAGATGCTGGGTGATACACTGCTGGAAGTCTTCAACATCGATCAGCGCGAACGGGAATTCCGCAGAATTCGCGAACAGGAACGCGACAAGCTGCGAGAAAAAGCCAAGCCGCTGCAGGAACGTTTGCTGAAGGAAATGAGCCGCTTTCTGTCGAAGTTCCCTGAAGAGAAATCGGATTTGGATCCGTCCACAGATTATTTGGACAGCTTTCTGGGTCTGCTGGAAGCCATCCGCGAAGAAGACCTGCCTCGCCACGAACAGCGATTCAAAGAACGGCTGAACGACAAGGTGACGCGCGAAATCGGGTTACTGAACAGTGACCTGGAACGCGAGTGCTACGCGATTGAAGACAAAATCGACCTGTTAAACGAAGCGCTTGGTCAACTGGAATACAATCCCGGCACGCACATGAAGCTGGAAGCTCGGCGAGTCACCGACCGCGAAATCAACGACTTCCGCACTGAGCTGCATGCATGTCTGGACGACATGTTTGCTGCGTCATTTGAAGCAGATGAAGCCCGCTTCCTGCGAATCCAGAACCTGATTCACCGTTTACGTGACGAAGAGCGGTGGCGCAACAAAGTGATCGACGTCCGTCGCTGGTTCGACTTCGCGGCTCGCGAAATTGACGATGCAACCGGCGAAGAACACAGCTACTACGAAGACAGCACCGGCCAATCCGGGGGAGAAAAAGCCAAGCTGGCGTTCACAATCCTGGTGGCCGCGATTGCATATCAATACGACATCGATCCGACGGACGACAACAGCGATCGCTTTCATTTTGTGGTTGTCGATGAAATGTTCAGCAAGATCGATGACCAGTATTCGGAATACGCATTGGAACTCTTCCGCAAATTCGGCCTGCAGCTATTGATTGTCGCCCCGTTGGACGCGAAAGCTCGAGTGACGGAACGCTACGTCGGTTGCTATCTTTTGGTGGCCAAGGACGAACACAGTCATTCGCAAGTGCATTCAATGACAGCGCGGGAGTTCGAAGATCAGGTGGTTGGGGACGAACCGCCACCGCCGCGCACGTTGAAGAAGGTGAAACCGCGGTAA
- a CDS encoding glycosyltransferase family 4 protein, with the protein MPHIAVLFEYPTLNGGEHSMLSVLSRLRQDDQFTFTAIAPPVGPLSQRLAQLAIPLIPFSTRDQNDSKLPAQELQRRLTNVVAELQPDVLHSNSLSMSRLSGQLNASEPAACRRTGHLRDIIKLNKTVVADLNSNDALIAVSQATLDFHVAQGLNKDRGCVIYNGVDVNAFRSHKSSTERSQLFPNVPPDAHVLLTVGQICLRKGQLNIAKAVRQLLAHRDDIFLAIAGERHSSKAESVAYEAAIREEFETGGKADHLLTLGYRGDIAALMNAADVLVHAAHQEPFGRTLLEAAACQLPIIVTNVGGTPEMLQHNRHALLVEPNNVKAIADAILQQLTNRSLAKSRAASARQRIVDNFNVETAAANLARFWLARKQPAV; encoded by the coding sequence ATGCCGCATATCGCGGTTCTGTTCGAATACCCGACCCTGAACGGTGGCGAACATTCGATGCTGTCAGTGCTGTCCCGGCTTCGACAGGACGATCAGTTCACCTTCACGGCGATCGCTCCGCCCGTCGGCCCGCTTTCTCAGCGGTTGGCGCAACTTGCGATTCCGCTTATTCCGTTTTCGACTCGCGATCAGAACGATAGCAAGCTGCCAGCGCAGGAACTCCAACGCAGGCTGACGAATGTTGTTGCTGAACTGCAGCCGGACGTTTTGCACAGCAACAGCCTGTCGATGAGTCGCCTTAGCGGCCAGTTGAATGCGTCTGAACCTGCTGCCTGCCGCCGCACCGGCCATCTGCGAGACATCATCAAACTGAATAAAACAGTCGTTGCCGACTTAAATTCCAACGACGCTTTGATCGCTGTTTCACAGGCGACGTTGGATTTCCATGTTGCTCAAGGCCTGAACAAAGACCGTGGCTGCGTCATCTACAATGGTGTTGATGTGAATGCCTTCAGGTCGCACAAAAGCAGTACAGAACGAAGCCAGCTATTCCCTAATGTCCCGCCCGACGCACATGTTCTGTTGACGGTCGGACAAATCTGTCTCCGCAAAGGACAGCTCAACATCGCCAAAGCGGTTCGCCAACTGCTGGCCCATCGAGACGACATCTTTTTGGCCATCGCGGGGGAAAGACACTCCAGCAAAGCCGAAAGCGTCGCCTACGAAGCAGCGATCCGCGAAGAATTCGAAACTGGCGGCAAAGCGGACCATCTGCTTACCCTGGGCTACCGCGGTGACATCGCCGCTTTGATGAACGCGGCCGACGTGCTGGTCCATGCAGCCCATCAGGAACCCTTCGGCCGCACGCTCTTAGAGGCGGCAGCGTGTCAGCTACCGATCATCGTGACCAATGTCGGCGGTACACCTGAAATGCTGCAACACAACCGGCACGCACTACTTGTCGAACCCAACAACGTGAAAGCGATAGCGGACGCTATTTTGCAGCAGCTCACAAATCGCTCACTGGCGAAATCGCGAGCAGCCTCCGCCCGGCAAAGGATCGTCGACAACTTCAACGTTGAAACCGCAGCCGCGAACCTCGCCAGATTCTGGCTTGCCCGCAAGCAGCCCGCTGTTTAG
- a CDS encoding tRNA dihydrouridine synthase produces MLSIGPLKLDLPVVQAALSGYSDWPMRAVAKRMGAPYTIAEVMIDNFVNSLKNRERTKHFLMVTDDDHPVGGQLMGADPDQFPSAAKRLVEAGFDVIDINFGCPVKKVLGRCRGGFHLSQPEIAIEIIRRVRDAVPDDVPVTVKMRRGIDDSAQSRAQFYEILEHGFAEGIAAATVHGRTVQQRYIGPSNWNFLKELCDEFPNRTILGSGDLFTAEDCVRMIRETGVSGVTAARGAIGNPWIFSQARALLAGQPLPPPPSVFEQREVLAEHFQLAESVYSVQRAAKLLRKFGMRYAEWHPQRERVRDAFIQSRNAEMWSQVLVDWYADDAPGIPPLPEGERASAHQPATQAAMPELP; encoded by the coding sequence GCACTCAGCGGATACAGCGACTGGCCCATGCGCGCAGTGGCGAAACGCATGGGAGCTCCCTACACAATTGCGGAGGTCATGATCGACAACTTTGTGAATTCGCTGAAGAATCGCGAACGCACAAAGCACTTCCTGATGGTTACCGATGACGATCACCCGGTCGGAGGCCAGCTAATGGGAGCCGATCCGGACCAGTTTCCATCGGCCGCTAAGCGGTTGGTGGAAGCAGGTTTCGATGTCATCGACATCAACTTCGGCTGCCCGGTAAAGAAGGTTCTTGGCCGGTGCCGCGGTGGCTTCCATTTAAGCCAGCCGGAAATTGCCATTGAGATCATTCGCCGCGTTCGCGATGCCGTGCCTGATGACGTGCCCGTGACCGTGAAGATGCGGCGAGGTATCGACGACTCAGCGCAAAGCCGCGCCCAATTCTATGAAATTCTGGAACACGGCTTTGCAGAAGGCATCGCGGCAGCCACAGTCCACGGGCGAACCGTTCAGCAAAGATACATCGGCCCCAGCAACTGGAATTTCCTGAAGGAACTCTGCGACGAATTCCCAAACCGAACCATCCTCGGCAGCGGCGACCTGTTCACTGCGGAAGATTGCGTGCGGATGATTCGGGAGACGGGAGTTTCCGGAGTCACCGCTGCTCGCGGCGCCATCGGGAATCCGTGGATCTTTTCACAGGCCCGCGCGCTTCTGGCCGGGCAGCCGTTGCCTCCTCCGCCGTCCGTTTTTGAACAGCGAGAAGTTTTGGCTGAGCATTTTCAGCTGGCAGAATCGGTGTATTCCGTTCAGCGAGCTGCGAAGCTGCTGCGAAAGTTTGGCATGCGCTACGCCGAATGGCACCCGCAACGTGAACGCGTGCGTGATGCATTCATTCAATCCAGAAATGCCGAAATGTGGTCACAGGTGTTAGTCGATTGGTACGCGGACGACGCACCGGGAATTCCTCCATTGCCTGAGGGTGAACGCGCATCTGCCCACCAACCCGCCACGCAAGCTGCGATGCCTGAGCTCCCCTAA
- a CDS encoding YheT family hydrolase has protein sequence MPEKHGNHSVQSAAEREKLALADSAPVVSLLEAPSGTPKFEPAIGLRNAHAQTIYGTLRPARPRVANTVQRRLRFADGDFAVLHDDQPATWKRGDHVALLMHGMAGCHQSGYMVRTAAKLMDRNVRVFRMDHRGCGAATMLAQNPYHAGRIRDVEAAIRMLERLCPGSPVSVAGFSLSGNLLLRYLGEDPQSLPLSLFRAVAVCPPVDLQHCVEKLSSTRMGQRYDWYFARQLVSNIVNTPLWREDLPLAMTNRAPRRIVEFDEFYTAPASGYRSAEHYYAEASARDFVSDIRVHTSILVAEDDPLVSSEPWLSLTLPTNITMCMTKHGGHLGFISRKGIESDNRWMDWRVVDWLLN, from the coding sequence ATGCCCGAAAAGCACGGCAATCATTCGGTTCAATCCGCTGCGGAACGCGAGAAACTCGCGTTGGCAGATTCCGCGCCTGTTGTGTCGCTGCTGGAAGCACCGTCCGGGACGCCCAAATTTGAGCCGGCGATCGGACTTCGCAACGCGCACGCTCAAACGATTTACGGCACCTTACGACCGGCCCGGCCCAGAGTTGCAAACACGGTTCAACGACGACTTCGTTTTGCTGATGGCGATTTTGCGGTACTGCACGATGATCAGCCAGCGACATGGAAGCGAGGCGATCACGTCGCGCTGTTGATGCACGGGATGGCTGGTTGCCATCAAAGCGGCTACATGGTGCGGACAGCAGCGAAGCTGATGGACCGAAACGTCCGCGTGTTTCGGATGGATCATCGAGGCTGCGGGGCGGCGACAATGCTCGCTCAAAATCCGTACCACGCAGGACGCATTCGTGACGTCGAAGCCGCAATCCGCATGCTGGAGCGACTGTGTCCCGGGTCTCCAGTGTCGGTCGCCGGCTTTTCTCTTAGCGGCAATTTGCTGTTGAGGTACCTTGGCGAAGATCCCCAATCGTTACCGTTAAGTCTGTTCCGAGCCGTCGCCGTTTGTCCGCCGGTGGATTTGCAGCACTGTGTGGAAAAGCTGAGTTCCACTCGGATGGGCCAACGCTACGACTGGTATTTTGCTCGGCAACTGGTCAGCAACATCGTCAACACACCGCTTTGGCGCGAAGACCTTCCGTTGGCGATGACCAACCGCGCTCCGCGACGAATCGTGGAGTTCGACGAATTCTATACAGCTCCCGCGTCCGGCTACCGTTCGGCCGAACACTACTACGCCGAAGCGTCGGCTCGTGACTTCGTGAGCGACATCCGAGTCCACACGTCGATTCTGGTGGCTGAAGATGACCCTCTTGTCAGTTCCGAGCCGTGGCTGTCGCTGACGTTGCCGACCAATATCACCATGTGCATGACCAAACACGGCGGGCACCTGGGGTTCATCAGTCGCAAAGGAATCGAGTCCGATAACCGCTGGATGGACTGGCGAGTTGTTGACTGGCTGCTAAATTAG
- a CDS encoding L,D-transpeptidase family protein has product MDPFAHKKTKSPNKRKLALLGLAAASFSIWHFDLIPELGSVPTGSLDSVGTDNGLNEADFIAMLEATPATDTDSGLDLTINENEPHLPPLDQDPLIAALAEQTEPMDGVIPAFAESSGESQSAATGIQPASFELSEPPVANIAAMPTVLSPEVAEQLKEVDRWIETGETLEAHAALSRIYWKQPEVRAHIQQRIERTAAEIYASPSTHFAEPYMVEFGDTLQGIANKYNVPWQYLARLNRTNEKSLQAGQKLKVLTGPFGAVIDLDKFEMTVHAHGWFVRRYRIGIGADKGTPVGEFTVQDKLENPKWYNPDGGTVSADDPSNPLGEYWLGLGDHIGIHGTIDPDSIGKAASRGCIHLADGDIAEVFQLLGEGSPVVIRN; this is encoded by the coding sequence ATGGACCCCTTCGCGCACAAGAAAACGAAATCGCCCAACAAACGCAAGCTCGCCCTGTTGGGGCTCGCAGCCGCCTCATTCTCAATTTGGCATTTCGACCTGATTCCAGAACTCGGGTCCGTACCGACCGGCAGCCTTGATTCGGTGGGAACCGACAACGGACTCAACGAAGCCGACTTCATCGCGATGCTGGAGGCGACGCCGGCGACAGATACCGATTCGGGCCTCGATTTGACCATCAACGAAAACGAACCGCATCTGCCACCGCTGGATCAGGATCCGCTCATCGCCGCGCTGGCTGAGCAGACAGAACCAATGGATGGCGTCATACCAGCATTCGCGGAATCAAGCGGTGAGTCACAGTCCGCGGCGACCGGTATTCAACCAGCATCGTTTGAGTTGTCGGAACCACCTGTCGCCAACATCGCAGCCATGCCGACGGTACTTTCACCGGAAGTCGCTGAGCAACTGAAAGAAGTCGATCGGTGGATCGAAACTGGTGAAACGCTGGAAGCTCACGCTGCTCTGTCCCGCATCTATTGGAAGCAGCCGGAAGTTCGTGCGCACATTCAGCAACGCATTGAACGCACTGCCGCAGAAATCTACGCCAGTCCGTCAACTCATTTTGCTGAACCATACATGGTCGAATTTGGTGACACGCTGCAAGGGATCGCCAACAAATACAATGTGCCGTGGCAGTATCTGGCTCGCCTGAACCGAACCAACGAAAAGTCATTGCAGGCTGGCCAGAAGCTAAAAGTGTTAACCGGGCCGTTTGGAGCGGTGATTGATCTGGACAAATTCGAAATGACGGTCCACGCTCACGGGTGGTTCGTTCGTCGTTACCGCATCGGGATTGGTGCCGACAAAGGCACACCGGTGGGCGAATTCACCGTGCAGGATAAGCTGGAAAACCCAAAGTGGTATAATCCGGATGGTGGCACGGTCTCTGCAGATGATCCTTCCAACCCTTTGGGGGAATACTGGCTGGGGCTCGGCGACCACATTGGTATCCACGGAACGATTGATCCGGATTCCATCGGCAAGGCAGCGTCACGAGGCTGCATCCACCTTGCCGACGGGGACATCGCCGAAGTCTTTCAACTACTGGGCGAAGGTTCGCCTGTCGTGATCCGAAACTGA